A genomic window from Sphingobacterium sp. BN32 includes:
- the icd gene encoding NADP-dependent isocitrate dehydrogenase has product MNDRITIDGSGKLNVPEQVSIPFIIGDGIGPDIWHASVRVFDAAVAKAYNNQRKINWLEVLAGEKAFNETGNWLPDATLDTFKEYLVGIKGPLTTPIGGGIRSLNVALRKELDLYVCQRPTKWYEGVPSPVKHPEKVDMVVFRENTEDIYAGIEFAAGTAEARRIQDFLKDDLSVDYNFTNTTGVGLKFVSEEGSKRLIRAAIEFAIAEGRKSITIVHKGNIMKYTEGAFKNWGYQLAESEFGEKLYTWNQWEKTKEASGADAANAEQKAAEAAGKIIVKDIIADNFLQQILLAPQDYDVVATLNLNGDYISDALAAMVGGIGIAPGANINYKTGHAIFEATHGTAPRFANTDSMNPCSVILSGVMMLDYMGWNEAADTIVKAVAQTIKEKTVTVDFYNLMGDATLLKTSEFANKVIEKL; this is encoded by the coding sequence ATGAACGATAGAATAACAATTGACGGTTCGGGAAAATTGAATGTCCCAGAGCAAGTCAGCATACCCTTCATCATCGGAGACGGTATTGGACCTGACATCTGGCATGCCTCTGTCCGCGTCTTCGACGCTGCTGTCGCGAAGGCATACAACAATCAAAGGAAGATCAACTGGTTGGAAGTACTAGCTGGCGAAAAGGCATTCAACGAAACAGGAAACTGGTTACCAGATGCAACACTCGATACATTCAAAGAATATCTGGTGGGTATCAAAGGACCATTAACGACACCTATCGGTGGAGGGATTCGCTCATTGAACGTTGCTTTGCGCAAGGAATTGGATCTTTATGTTTGTCAACGACCTACGAAATGGTACGAAGGTGTGCCATCTCCCGTGAAGCATCCTGAGAAGGTGGATATGGTCGTATTTCGTGAAAATACTGAAGATATTTATGCAGGGATTGAGTTCGCTGCAGGCACGGCCGAAGCCAGACGCATTCAAGATTTCCTTAAAGACGATTTAAGCGTAGATTATAACTTCACAAATACAACAGGGGTTGGATTAAAGTTCGTTTCAGAGGAAGGCTCCAAACGCCTGATAAGAGCAGCGATTGAGTTTGCAATTGCGGAAGGAAGAAAATCCATTACCATTGTACACAAGGGCAACATCATGAAATATACGGAGGGTGCCTTTAAAAATTGGGGTTATCAACTTGCAGAGTCGGAATTCGGAGAAAAGTTATACACTTGGAATCAATGGGAAAAGACCAAGGAAGCCAGTGGTGCCGACGCAGCTAATGCGGAACAGAAAGCAGCAGAGGCTGCAGGGAAGATTATCGTAAAGGATATCATTGCGGATAACTTCTTACAACAAATTTTACTCGCTCCTCAAGATTATGACGTCGTTGCCACTTTAAATCTAAATGGCGATTATATTTCAGATGCTTTAGCGGCCATGGTTGGCGGGATTGGTATTGCCCCTGGCGCAAATATCAATTATAAAACCGGACATGCTATATTCGAAGCTACCCATGGAACAGCGCCACGATTTGCCAATACTGATAGTATGAACCCATGTTCGGTTATTTTGAGTGGGGTAATGATGTTGGATTACATGGGCTGGAATGAAGCGGCCGACACCATCGTGAAAGCTGTTGCCCAGACTATCAAGGAAAAGACGGTTACTGTTGATTTCTATAATTTAATGGGAGATGCAACACTGCTTAAAACCAGTGAGTTTGCTAATAAAGTGATTGAAAAACTATAA
- a CDS encoding RNA polymerase sigma factor, which produces MYLQIDEESFRAVFTKYYDRIYSGFYKKTGSYEVAQDLTQQTFIKFWRYRDSYTPELTVEIQLFRKGKLVFIDWLRKESKERQMIDSLKQQERIPIDELSTDLKDSLQNAINGLSPVRKEVFNMAYIEGYSHKEIAEKLNVSIRTVETHIYKSVQQLRKILALIYIMLHL; this is translated from the coding sequence ATGTATTTACAAATTGATGAGGAGAGTTTTAGAGCCGTATTTACAAAATATTACGACCGCATATATTCTGGGTTTTATAAAAAAACAGGATCTTATGAAGTTGCGCAAGACCTGACCCAACAGACCTTCATCAAATTTTGGCGATATCGTGATTCCTATACACCTGAACTTACTGTAGAAATACAATTATTCAGAAAAGGAAAACTTGTATTTATAGATTGGCTCAGAAAAGAGTCAAAGGAACGGCAAATGATCGATAGCCTCAAACAGCAGGAGAGAATTCCTATCGACGAACTCTCTACCGACCTAAAAGACTCTTTACAAAATGCCATTAATGGCCTCTCGCCAGTTCGTAAAGAAGTTTTTAATATGGCTTATATCGAAGGATACAGTCATAAAGAGATCGCCGAAAAGTTAAATGTTTCCATACGTACGGTCGAAACCCATATCTATAAATCCGTCCAACAACTTCGAAAGATACTTGCTCTCATCTACATTATGCTGCACCTTTAA
- a CDS encoding FecR family protein, which yields MKKEILEKFLSNQCSYNECKDMASFLESNDDELDKIELFENLADHEIIHVNQAEKETLCDAILVKPKQGLLVKRLLIAAAVLLFVAFSFYKLGKHDHPSHLASPLLVEIVNNTESVEWYILPDSSRVKLSPAAKLTYKTNFANDRELNQLAGEVTYFVKANKEVPFRVINQGVQTRAVGTAFSIDDYNSANLIIKLLEGKIVVEDPSNSTDSQIKLNNPTSIVVNKIDFTYNHVENNKEGHKKAWDKERKQVRNNNLKSTIAWSNQVVNFSGVSNADLFSIMERLYGVSIDVENPKITNGNFTGELYQNDNLENLLTIFCQINGCNFTIEDKIIRIR from the coding sequence GTGAAAAAGGAGATCTTAGAAAAGTTTCTGTCAAACCAATGTTCTTATAACGAATGTAAGGACATGGCTTCCTTTTTGGAAAGTAATGACGACGAACTCGACAAGATCGAACTCTTTGAAAATCTAGCAGATCACGAAATCATCCATGTTAATCAAGCTGAAAAGGAAACTTTATGCGACGCTATTTTAGTAAAGCCAAAACAAGGATTGCTTGTCAAGCGCCTGTTAATAGCGGCGGCTGTACTACTATTCGTTGCATTTTCCTTTTACAAGTTAGGAAAGCATGATCATCCTTCTCATTTAGCGTCGCCATTATTGGTAGAGATTGTGAATAATACGGAATCTGTAGAATGGTACATCTTGCCGGATAGCAGTAGGGTAAAATTAAGCCCAGCCGCTAAGCTGACTTACAAAACAAACTTTGCGAACGATAGGGAGTTAAATCAACTGGCCGGCGAAGTCACCTATTTCGTAAAAGCTAATAAAGAAGTTCCGTTCCGGGTAATCAATCAAGGCGTTCAAACGAGAGCCGTGGGAACAGCTTTCTCTATAGACGATTATAATAGTGCAAATCTGATCATCAAGTTGTTGGAAGGAAAAATAGTTGTAGAAGATCCTAGCAATAGTACAGATAGTCAAATAAAACTGAATAACCCAACCTCAATCGTAGTCAATAAAATTGATTTTACTTACAACCATGTTGAGAACAATAAGGAGGGACATAAGAAGGCTTGGGATAAGGAGCGTAAGCAGGTACGCAACAATAATTTAAAGAGCACGATTGCTTGGTCCAATCAGGTAGTCAACTTCAGTGGCGTATCAAATGCCGACCTATTCAGCATTATGGAAAGACTTTACGGAGTCTCTATCGATGTTGAAAACCCCAAAATTACCAACGGCAATTTTACGGGCGAATTATACCAGAACGATAACCTAGAAAATTTACTTACAATTTTCTGTCAAATAAATGGATGCAACTTTACTATAGAAGATAAGATTATTAGAATAAGATAA